From bacterium, one genomic window encodes:
- a CDS encoding type II toxin-antitoxin system Phd/YefM family antitoxin gives MARHISISEARNQLTRLPEELEKTHETVAITRNGEPKLAVMSWDLYQSMVETMDIMSDPELVAQIRKGIADIEAGRVIPWEEARKELGL, from the coding sequence ATGGCGAGACACATCAGCATAAGCGAAGCTCGCAACCAGCTGACACGGCTGCCGGAAGAACTCGAGAAAACTCACGAAACGGTGGCGATAACACGTAACGGCGAGCCGAAACTCGCCGTGATGAGTTGGGACCTCTATCAATCCATGGTCGAGACCATGGATATCATGAGCGATCCCGAGCTTGTCGCGCAAATACGCAAAGGGATCGCTGACATTGAGGCCGGCAGAGTCATTCCGTGGGAAGAGGCGCGTAAGGAACTTGGGCTTTGA
- a CDS encoding type II toxin-antitoxin system mRNA interferase toxin, RelE/StbE family — protein sequence MIYKVVVTRTGVDSLKSISDIRILRLLDEKIQGLAHVPELQGEPLRDEFTGYRALHVIGNRYRIIYRIDNDIVSVFVVAAGIRKKGDKKDIYEVMRRYVRLGLIDVPGPKVHPKKKPRK from the coding sequence TTGATCTACAAGGTGGTTGTAACGCGCACCGGAGTGGATTCGCTGAAGTCCATTTCCGATATTCGTATTCTGAGGTTGCTCGATGAGAAGATACAGGGTCTTGCTCATGTTCCGGAATTACAGGGCGAGCCGCTCCGTGATGAATTCACAGGCTACAGAGCGTTGCACGTCATCGGGAACAGATATAGAATCATCTATCGGATTGACAATGACATCGTTTCCGTATTTGTCGTCGCGGCGGGCATTCGCAAGAAAGGCGACAAGAAGGACATCTACGAGGTCATGCGACGTTACGTCCGGTTAGGGTTGATTGACGTACCCGGTCCGAAAGTACATCCTAAAAAGAAGCCGCGCAAATAA
- a CDS encoding methyltransferase domain-containing protein, with protein sequence MTETLQNPLPKGAFRMKYEEQLRLVPWPFKGYWKKLAAKNGYYNHTFMQEWADGLEDEPVLEAGCGESSDLTKREKKMNFLVGIDPLPDDIAKNEGLKYKVIGVLEELPFRDEQFAGYYSDSVYEHIDDPARCCNEAFRVLKPGGRLIINTNSVFNPFMFPNKFLSIKWREKLKGAAKIQSEGTFRAPYKINTARRLKKYLREAGFVDIKIYRWGVPAMYKPRWVLFLLLCMELLGETPLFCGLKHRLMATARKPD encoded by the coding sequence ATGACCGAAACTTTACAAAACCCGCTGCCGAAAGGCGCATTTCGAATGAAGTACGAGGAGCAATTGCGACTCGTGCCGTGGCCATTTAAGGGCTATTGGAAAAAATTGGCCGCCAAGAACGGTTATTACAATCACACCTTCATGCAGGAATGGGCCGACGGGCTGGAAGATGAGCCCGTGCTCGAAGCCGGCTGCGGAGAAAGCAGCGACCTGACTAAACGCGAGAAGAAGATGAATTTTCTTGTCGGCATTGACCCCTTGCCCGATGATATCGCGAAGAACGAAGGATTGAAGTATAAGGTCATCGGAGTGTTGGAGGAACTGCCGTTCCGGGACGAACAGTTCGCCGGCTATTACAGCGATTCAGTCTATGAACATATTGACGATCCCGCCAGATGCTGCAATGAAGCATTCCGCGTGCTGAAACCGGGCGGAAGACTTATCATTAACACCAACTCGGTGTTCAATCCCTTCATGTTTCCCAACAAGTTTCTCTCCATCAAATGGCGGGAGAAGCTCAAAGGCGCCGCCAAAATCCAAAGCGAAGGCACATTTCGCGCGCCCTACAAAATCAATACAGCCAGACGGCTAAAAAAATACCTGCGCGAGGCAGGTTTTGTGGACATCAAAATTTATCGGTGGGGTGTGCCGGCGATGTATAAGCCGCGCTGGGTGCTGTTTCTGCTGCTGTGCATGGAGTTATTAGGTGAGACACCGTTGTTCTGCGGATTGAAACACCGCTTGATGGCAACCGCTCGCAAACCGGATTAA
- a CDS encoding oligosaccharide flippase family protein — protein sequence MPRRRTLHNTVFSLLGKAQAAIFSYIVIRLLLDVLTVEQYGLYSLLFIGVMVNLSMVFQLGMPNLITRYVPERFTSSDWRGIHEIFGKVLRTQFLVAIGACVLVFFLAPQLCKWINFPDEANILRVFSLAAILYLLTEVYHLVFSGIFRQQTIFVVTVLYNTIRLILLGGVWLYYRDFMAVVIAEGIALFFCLLFYALYYKRTVKVEAESAELDWPRMKKFAGLSYVNEIGVSVLSVATDFFLVSGILGGVATGFYGLANRINDLAQKVLPMKMLGPVIQPLFFSEYGANKEKAEFGFRMLIKATLFPTVAVAVWLAVMSKEVIIYVFDPRYADAWMLVAVMALFLPAASVRMPLGLMMQNHERVDILIFAKLAGILKIIAGVLLLPKYGYNIMPWITGFAVILQNNIVYYNVKRIANARMDVWGNIRIWLNAAAAGGIVYFIKPYLNSLGGVIASVFVFGALFLIFSMVNRGFSKEERDFINSKLPKPLWKF from the coding sequence TTGCCCCGCCGACGCACACTCCATAATACGGTCTTCTCGCTGCTTGGCAAGGCACAGGCGGCAATATTCTCGTATATTGTCATCCGGCTGCTGCTTGACGTACTTACCGTTGAGCAATACGGACTGTACTCGCTGCTCTTTATCGGTGTGATGGTGAATCTTTCGATGGTGTTTCAACTCGGAATGCCGAATTTGATAACGCGCTATGTGCCGGAGCGGTTCACCTCAAGTGACTGGCGCGGGATTCACGAAATTTTCGGCAAGGTCCTGCGCACGCAATTTTTGGTCGCGATTGGTGCGTGCGTGCTGGTGTTCTTCCTCGCGCCGCAGTTGTGCAAGTGGATAAATTTTCCGGACGAAGCCAACATCCTGCGCGTGTTCAGTCTGGCGGCGATTCTCTATTTGCTGACGGAGGTCTATCACCTCGTCTTCAGCGGTATCTTCCGGCAGCAGACGATTTTCGTCGTTACCGTTCTTTACAACACGATTCGGCTCATTCTGCTCGGCGGTGTCTGGCTTTACTATCGCGACTTCATGGCCGTTGTTATCGCGGAAGGAATCGCGCTGTTTTTCTGCCTGCTGTTTTACGCACTCTATTACAAGCGAACAGTCAAAGTCGAAGCGGAATCAGCGGAGCTCGATTGGCCGCGCATGAAGAAGTTTGCGGGCCTTAGCTATGTCAACGAAATCGGCGTATCGGTTCTCTCGGTCGCCACGGATTTTTTTCTCGTGAGCGGAATTCTGGGCGGAGTGGCCACCGGATTTTACGGTCTTGCCAACCGCATCAATGACCTTGCACAAAAGGTGCTGCCGATGAAGATGCTCGGTCCGGTGATACAGCCGCTCTTCTTCAGCGAGTACGGTGCGAACAAGGAGAAGGCCGAGTTCGGATTCCGGATGCTCATCAAGGCGACGTTGTTTCCGACGGTCGCAGTCGCGGTTTGGCTTGCCGTGATGTCGAAGGAGGTCATCATTTATGTGTTCGACCCGCGCTACGCCGACGCATGGATGCTTGTGGCGGTGATGGCGTTATTTCTGCCTGCCGCGTCGGTGCGGATGCCGCTCGGGCTGATGATGCAGAATCATGAGCGGGTGGATATTCTCATTTTCGCGAAGCTTGCCGGCATTTTGAAAATCATCGCCGGTGTGCTGCTGCTTCCGAAATACGGTTACAATATCATGCCATGGATAACGGGATTTGCCGTTATTCTGCAGAACAACATTGTTTACTACAACGTCAAGCGCATCGCGAACGCGCGCATGGATGTATGGGGCAACATCCGCATCTGGCTGAATGCCGCCGCGGCAGGCGGCATCGTCTATTTCATCAAACCTTATTTGAACAGTCTCGGCGGCGTGATTGCGAGCGTGTTTGTCTTCGGTGCGCTGTTTCTGATTTTCTCAATGGTCAATCGCGGCTTCTCGAAGGAAGAGCGCGATTTCATCAACAGCAAACTGCCGAAGCCGCTCTGGAAGTTTTAA
- the asnB gene encoding asparagine synthase (glutamine-hydrolyzing): MCGICGICNPRGVETSLVEKMTHIMFHRGPDSGGTWLNDARTLALGNRRLAVIDLDPRSNQPLHYPERGLSITFNGEIYNYTEPRKELEALGHKFRTHSDTEVVLHGYAEWGFDAIHKFRGMFAFALWDDNKKLLWVARDRLGVKPVIYYHQGDVFAFASEIQQFSQCEQFKLSDDVSALYDTLTYGYIPSPKTAFKELRKLEAGHYLVWQDNKLRDVKYWDVTEFGTNRISANDAISLIREQLEQAIALRLVSDVPVGTLLSGGIDSSCVTWYAQKNADHPLYTFSIGFDEHSELEFAKIVADAVKSNHVVRHYDVASAKEDFARWMFLYGEPHGDSSIFPTTLVSQMAREKVTVALSGDGGDEIFWGYKRYQHFAEHNGQHGFPLRGAFRDFVHKYYPFMSKGRIRSQLYLLDDFELWCVLMGGFPKADKERLLNAELLREFRDYDDYWSWRRFWKSELPLATRLQYLDLKTYLPDDIMVKVDRASMAVSLEAREPLLDHKLVEAAFALPDKLRSDGKTLKLIFKQAMRGVLPESILSKPKKGFSIPWMTWVKSMPDFAQQRGDGGFFKRGLSLPPNYTVLVLQQWLKR, translated from the coding sequence ATGTGCGGAATTTGCGGCATCTGCAACCCTCGCGGCGTGGAGACTTCTCTTGTTGAGAAGATGACGCACATCATGTTCCATCGGGGACCCGATTCAGGCGGGACGTGGCTTAATGATGCACGCACGCTTGCGCTTGGGAACCGCAGACTTGCAGTTATCGATCTCGATCCGCGGTCAAACCAGCCGCTGCACTATCCTGAACGTGGTTTGTCAATCACGTTCAACGGCGAAATCTACAACTACACGGAGCCGCGCAAGGAATTGGAGGCGCTCGGCCACAAGTTTCGCACGCACAGCGATACCGAAGTTGTGCTGCACGGATACGCGGAATGGGGCTTCGACGCAATTCACAAGTTTCGCGGGATGTTCGCGTTCGCGCTCTGGGACGATAACAAGAAACTCCTGTGGGTCGCGCGCGACCGGCTTGGCGTCAAACCGGTAATCTATTATCATCAGGGCGACGTATTCGCGTTCGCCTCAGAGATTCAGCAATTCTCCCAATGTGAGCAATTCAAATTGAGCGACGACGTCAGCGCCCTGTATGACACGCTGACCTACGGTTACATTCCGTCGCCGAAAACTGCTTTCAAGGAGCTGCGCAAGCTTGAGGCTGGACACTATCTTGTTTGGCAAGATAACAAACTGCGCGATGTGAAATACTGGGATGTAACGGAATTCGGCACGAATAGAATCTCAGCGAACGACGCCATCTCACTGATTCGCGAGCAACTCGAGCAAGCGATTGCGTTGAGGCTTGTGTCCGATGTTCCGGTGGGTACGCTGCTTTCCGGCGGCATCGACTCAAGCTGCGTGACATGGTACGCACAAAAGAACGCCGACCATCCGCTCTATACGTTTTCGATAGGCTTCGACGAGCACAGCGAACTTGAGTTTGCCAAGATTGTCGCGGACGCTGTGAAGTCAAATCATGTTGTCAGGCACTACGACGTCGCATCCGCCAAAGAGGATTTCGCGCGCTGGATGTTCTTGTATGGCGAACCGCACGGTGACTCCTCGATTTTCCCGACGACACTCGTTTCTCAGATGGCGCGCGAGAAGGTGACGGTCGCGCTTTCCGGTGACGGCGGAGACGAGATTTTCTGGGGATACAAACGCTATCAGCATTTCGCGGAACACAACGGTCAGCACGGTTTTCCTCTGCGCGGCGCGTTCCGCGACTTTGTGCACAAGTATTATCCGTTCATGAGCAAAGGGCGCATCCGTTCGCAGCTTTATCTGCTCGACGATTTCGAGCTGTGGTGCGTGTTGATGGGCGGCTTTCCCAAAGCTGACAAAGAGCGGCTGCTGAATGCTGAGCTTCTGCGCGAATTCAGAGACTACGACGACTATTGGTCGTGGCGGAGATTCTGGAAATCCGAGCTGCCGTTGGCAACGCGGCTGCAGTATCTCGACTTGAAAACGTATTTGCCCGACGACATCATGGTTAAGGTGGACCGGGCAAGCATGGCCGTTTCGCTTGAGGCGCGGGAGCCATTACTTGACCACAAATTGGTCGAGGCGGCATTCGCTCTTCCCGACAAGCTGCGCAGTGACGGCAAGACATTGAAACTTATTTTCAAACAAGCGATGCGCGGAGTGCTGCCGGAGTCCATATTGTCAAAACCGAAAAAGGGATTTTCGATTCCGTGGATGACGTGGGTAAAATCCATGCCGGACTTTGCTCAGCAACGCGGTGACGGCGGCTTTTTCAAGCGCGGACTTTCACTCCCCCCGAATTATACCGTACTGGTATTGCAGCAATGGCTGAAGCGTTAG
- a CDS encoding methyltransferase domain-containing protein produces the protein MKESLLSLLRCPQEHSELTITDVERADGEIKSGTLACGVCGATYVIKDFVPRFVPLSNYADSFAYQRMQHARLQMDKYNGTTIQRDTILSRSRWPEDFLRGRTLLECGCGAGPDTQVLLDLGAIVTSVDISIGADFCRDNNYPNERLNVMQASIMNLPLKEESYDVVYCHRVIQHTPDPEATFKEIVRYLKPGGTLFLHSYPKSFRHVLQWKYWMRPLTKRMKPETLHKFISWYAPFLHPIVGVLDRNRWTRQIHFHLLPYRNYRRIFPQLSEQQLLEYGIHDTFDALAPAYDLPSSVATITRWLKEAGFSEFTFNQTKPIVVVAKKPVSGGKVTQ, from the coding sequence ATGAAAGAAAGTCTTCTCAGCCTGCTGCGATGTCCTCAGGAGCACAGCGAACTGACGATAACCGACGTCGAACGTGCGGACGGAGAGATCAAGTCCGGAACGCTTGCTTGCGGTGTTTGCGGCGCCACATACGTCATTAAGGATTTTGTGCCGCGCTTTGTTCCTCTGTCAAACTACGCGGACAGTTTCGCGTATCAGCGTATGCAGCACGCACGGCTGCAGATGGACAAGTACAACGGGACGACGATTCAACGGGACACCATTTTGTCGCGCAGCAGATGGCCGGAGGATTTTTTGCGCGGCAGGACGCTGCTTGAATGCGGCTGCGGCGCGGGGCCGGACACGCAGGTCCTGCTGGACTTGGGAGCGATTGTGACCTCAGTTGATATCAGCATCGGCGCGGATTTCTGCCGGGACAACAATTATCCCAACGAACGCTTGAACGTGATGCAGGCCAGCATCATGAATTTGCCGCTCAAAGAGGAATCATACGACGTTGTCTATTGCCATCGTGTGATTCAGCATACGCCGGATCCGGAAGCGACCTTCAAGGAAATAGTGCGCTACTTGAAACCGGGAGGAACGCTGTTTCTGCACTCCTATCCGAAGTCGTTCCGGCACGTATTGCAGTGGAAGTATTGGATGCGTCCCTTAACCAAGCGAATGAAACCTGAGACATTGCACAAGTTCATCAGCTGGTACGCGCCTTTTCTTCATCCCATCGTCGGCGTGCTTGACCGCAATCGCTGGACGAGACAGATTCACTTTCACCTGCTTCCCTACCGGAACTACCGACGCATCTTTCCGCAGCTGAGTGAACAACAGCTATTGGAATACGGCATTCACGACACATTCGACGCTCTTGCTCCGGCGTATGACTTGCCGAGTTCCGTGGCAACGATAACCCGCTGGCTCAAAGAGGCCGGATTCTCCGAATTCACATTTAACCAGACCAAACCTATCGTTGTCGTGGCGAAGAAGCCGGTTTCAGGCGGAAAGGTTACTCAGTAA
- a CDS encoding glycosyltransferase family 4 protein: MPRILFVTQYHYLRHTGGAELQCWMLAREFVRRGWDVHYVSENDRPDAPRELDGVALHYIPETAVRNGNNREECRRILRELNPDAVYNRVFNIYTSYAISLAPDNAVTIWAAAGQHDGEVSTTLGELWQTKSLKQFLVLVPRILRTRFLARKAALHANVQLAQSREQLERLTRQGFHPVLLRNSLANTAETALQKHEGKPLVLWVGSIKQWKRPELFIELAQRCADLECEFVMAGEFHDSKSQTVVERAGRELFNFRYAGFVPPEQIGKLYDKAHILVSTSRAEGFPNTFTQVWLRGVPVLSLDVDPDGLLSREGFGAVTSDTTGLEQKLRELIADQGLRRQIGLRASEFAKKEFDLQANVDRLENLIKKRLQTT; this comes from the coding sequence TTGCCACGCATTCTTTTTGTCACGCAATACCACTACCTGCGCCATACCGGCGGTGCCGAGCTGCAATGCTGGATGCTCGCGCGGGAATTTGTCCGCCGTGGATGGGACGTGCACTATGTCAGCGAGAATGACCGTCCCGATGCGCCGCGCGAATTGGACGGCGTCGCTTTGCACTACATCCCCGAAACCGCCGTCCGAAACGGTAACAACAGGGAAGAGTGCCGCCGCATACTCCGCGAGTTGAACCCCGATGCCGTTTATAACCGCGTCTTCAACATCTATACGTCCTACGCGATTTCGCTGGCGCCGGATAATGCAGTCACAATCTGGGCTGCAGCCGGACAACATGACGGCGAAGTTTCCACGACCCTCGGTGAATTGTGGCAAACTAAATCCCTGAAGCAATTTCTCGTTCTTGTGCCCAGAATTCTTCGCACAAGATTTCTGGCGCGCAAAGCCGCGTTGCATGCAAACGTTCAGCTTGCCCAATCTCGCGAACAGCTTGAACGGCTGACGCGGCAGGGGTTTCATCCTGTGCTCTTGCGCAACAGCCTCGCCAACACCGCCGAAACCGCTTTGCAAAAACATGAGGGCAAACCCCTCGTGCTTTGGGTCGGTTCCATCAAACAGTGGAAGCGCCCCGAACTCTTCATCGAGCTGGCACAACGCTGCGCCGATCTGGAGTGCGAATTTGTCATGGCGGGAGAGTTTCATGACTCAAAGAGTCAGACTGTTGTCGAGCGGGCTGGTCGTGAACTGTTTAACTTCCGCTATGCAGGATTTGTGCCGCCCGAGCAAATCGGAAAACTCTATGACAAAGCGCACATACTTGTTTCGACCAGTCGCGCCGAAGGTTTCCCCAACACCTTCACACAAGTCTGGCTGCGCGGTGTTCCGGTCTTATCTCTTGATGTAGATCCCGACGGTCTCTTGAGCAGGGAAGGCTTCGGTGCCGTGACGTCCGACACCACCGGACTTGAACAAAAGCTCAGAGAATTGATTGCAGACCAGGGCCTCCGAAGACAAATCGGCCTGCGTGCTTCTGAATTTGCCAAGAAAGAGTTTGATTTGCAAGCGAATGTGGACAGACTGGAGAATTTAATCAAGAAACGCCTGCAAACTACCTGA
- the feoB gene encoding ferrous iron transport protein B has translation MTMFARQNISTPTQTRRLIAIAGNPNSGKTTLFNRLTGARHKVGNYPGVTVERKIGQFTLPSGEVVDLVDLPGTYSFAARSPEEQISHDVLIGESQGLKSPDSVIVVLDASNVRRNLYFATQLRDMGVRLIVVLNMMDIARERGFHIDADKLAAAIGCPVVPVVARTGEGVDKLLAEVEKGTRTDGPVAQVPRFIDTLPEPLESTVKELAEGLEQSGLSSNENSRAEALWLLVSTLDGDEAIRVSPTQTALAKRVLNKRKLTTRQVRAIETSARYQYLRNLMVLSSAVEQDLPHRVTEALDRVLLHRLFGPVIFLSIMAFVFQSIFSWAEPAMAATEGLVGWVAMNVGAMLPEGLFRNLVIDGAIAGMGNVIVFLPQILLLFFFIGVLEDTGYMARAAFLMDRVMAKVGLDGRAFVPLLSSFACAVPGIMATRTIAGKKDRLVTILVAPLMSCSARLPVYTLVIGTVFAANQSVLGVFTVGGMVLMGMYLISVFAGISVAALFKKTILKSPPPPLYLELPTYKLPSARSVIMNLVDRAKLFIVRVGTVILAATVVLWALMTIEWVPTDSATFERARAEVQKNAAFDQETQAVMLERIDAQEAALRTEHSIGGQLGKLIEPVIAPLGFDWRMGIGIIASFAAREVFVSSLAVVHGVSSSDESDTSLRETLQTARHDDGSLIYTPLVGFALMVFFVLACQCMSTVAIVKRETNSWKWPAFMVAYMTILAWAGAFAVYQGGKLLGLS, from the coding sequence ATGACAATGTTCGCCCGTCAGAATATCAGTACGCCGACGCAAACACGTCGGCTTATTGCTATTGCGGGAAACCCGAATTCGGGCAAGACGACGCTTTTTAATCGTTTGACGGGAGCGCGGCACAAGGTTGGAAACTACCCGGGTGTGACGGTTGAGCGAAAGATAGGGCAGTTCACACTTCCCTCCGGTGAAGTGGTTGACCTTGTAGATTTGCCGGGGACATACAGTTTTGCGGCACGTTCTCCCGAAGAGCAGATATCTCATGACGTGCTGATTGGTGAGAGTCAAGGGCTCAAGTCACCGGATTCGGTGATTGTGGTGCTCGATGCCTCGAACGTGCGGCGGAATTTGTATTTCGCGACACAGTTGCGCGACATGGGCGTGCGTCTGATAGTGGTGCTCAATATGATGGACATCGCGCGCGAGCGCGGATTTCATATTGACGCGGACAAACTTGCGGCGGCCATCGGCTGTCCGGTGGTTCCGGTGGTTGCGAGAACCGGTGAAGGAGTGGACAAACTTCTGGCTGAAGTTGAGAAGGGCACGCGCACGGACGGACCGGTTGCACAAGTGCCGAGGTTTATTGACACGCTTCCGGAACCTCTTGAGAGCACTGTCAAGGAGCTTGCCGAGGGTTTGGAACAGAGCGGATTATCGAGCAATGAGAATTCGCGTGCCGAGGCTCTGTGGCTCCTGGTCTCCACGCTGGACGGTGACGAAGCAATCCGGGTTTCACCGACGCAGACGGCGCTGGCGAAGCGCGTGCTGAACAAGCGCAAATTGACCACGCGGCAGGTGCGTGCCATTGAGACGAGCGCGAGATATCAGTACTTGCGCAATCTGATGGTGCTGTCCTCGGCAGTTGAGCAGGATTTGCCTCATCGCGTGACGGAAGCGCTGGACAGAGTGCTGCTCCATCGTTTGTTCGGACCGGTGATATTCTTGTCCATCATGGCCTTTGTTTTTCAGTCCATTTTCTCGTGGGCGGAACCGGCGATGGCGGCCACGGAAGGTTTGGTGGGTTGGGTTGCAATGAACGTGGGGGCCATGCTGCCGGAAGGATTATTCAGGAATTTGGTTATAGACGGCGCGATTGCGGGAATGGGAAACGTGATTGTTTTTCTGCCGCAGATATTACTGTTGTTCTTCTTTATTGGAGTGCTTGAAGACACCGGATATATGGCACGTGCCGCATTTTTGATGGATAGGGTGATGGCAAAGGTGGGACTCGACGGCCGCGCATTCGTGCCGCTGCTTTCGAGTTTCGCTTGTGCCGTCCCGGGGATTATGGCCACACGGACAATCGCGGGCAAGAAGGACAGACTGGTGACGATATTGGTCGCTCCGTTGATGTCGTGCAGTGCGCGTTTGCCGGTTTACACGCTTGTCATCGGCACGGTGTTCGCGGCAAACCAGAGTGTTCTTGGAGTGTTCACCGTGGGCGGCATGGTGCTGATGGGGATGTACTTGATATCGGTGTTTGCCGGAATCAGTGTGGCGGCGCTGTTCAAGAAAACGATATTGAAGAGTCCGCCGCCGCCGCTGTATCTTGAGCTTCCGACCTACAAGCTGCCGTCAGCGCGCTCCGTCATCATGAATCTGGTGGACAGGGCGAAGCTGTTCATCGTTCGAGTGGGCACGGTGATTCTGGCGGCAACGGTTGTGCTTTGGGCTTTGATGACCATTGAGTGGGTCCCGACGGACAGCGCGACGTTTGAGCGCGCGCGCGCAGAAGTACAGAAAAATGCGGCATTCGACCAAGAGACGCAAGCGGTGATGCTGGAGCGCATAGACGCTCAGGAGGCGGCGCTGCGCACGGAGCATTCGATAGGCGGGCAGCTTGGCAAGCTTATCGAGCCGGTCATCGCACCGCTTGGATTTGACTGGAGAATGGGAATCGGCATCATTGCGAGCTTTGCGGCACGCGAGGTGTTTGTGAGTTCTCTGGCGGTGGTTCACGGAGTGTCGAGCAGCGATGAGAGCGACACATCATTGCGCGAGACGCTGCAGACGGCGCGGCACGACGACGGCAGTTTGATTTACACGCCGCTGGTCGGATTCGCGCTGATGGTGTTTTTTGTGCTGGCGTGTCAGTGCATGTCCACCGTCGCGATTGTTAAACGCGAGACGAATTCGTGGAAGTGGCCTGCATTCATGGTTGCTTACATGACGATACTGGCGTGGGCGGGTGCATTTGCGGTGTATCAGGGCGGTAAGCTGCTCGGGTTGAGTTAA
- a CDS encoding ferrous iron transport protein A gives MIEIEDPSENILRLMEMGLIPGTDVTIERTAPLNSPFSVRLPGCTLAVRREDAQHLVVAPLADNK, from the coding sequence TTGATAGAGATTGAGGATCCATCGGAGAATATCCTCCGGCTGATGGAAATGGGTCTCATCCCCGGGACTGATGTCACAATTGAGCGAACAGCTCCTCTGAACAGTCCGTTTAGTGTTCGGTTGCCGGGTTGCACTCTGGCTGTTCGCCGGGAGGATGCGCAACACTTGGTAGTCGCTCCTTTGGCTGACAATAAGTAA
- a CDS encoding glycosyltransferase — MRILFSNASLMWGGNEKWTLNAAETLASRGHQVSVAVRERKLWLERQKANQVNWIEFPFLNDADLRTILGLRRFIRQNKIEIFLPTRSRDYWLGGWAALGTSAKYVMRMGITRTLPNTIKERLRYSIWPDGIIVNAEAVKQSLIAHPWIKGDRIRVIYNGVDQRERWTQSATRNSQELLVLAAGRVESEKGFDVLIDAMALAVKQEPRLICEIWGHGDLVDSLNAQIERLNLEEHVRLRGFTHDINRELARADIAVSSSYREGISNFILESWSAGVPLVATSIEGSAEIVHDRTRGLLVPPGDAHSMSNAILELVKNKSLRETCIAGGKQAIATTHNWTAMAEKMEAFFLEIANRK; from the coding sequence GTGCGAATTCTCTTCAGCAACGCCTCGCTTATGTGGGGCGGTAACGAAAAATGGACACTCAATGCTGCCGAGACTCTCGCTTCGCGGGGTCATCAGGTCTCTGTGGCCGTCCGCGAACGAAAGCTCTGGCTCGAACGCCAAAAAGCTAATCAGGTCAATTGGATTGAGTTTCCGTTCTTGAATGATGCAGACCTGCGCACAATTCTCGGATTGCGCCGCTTCATCAGACAAAACAAAATCGAAATTTTTCTCCCCACTCGCAGCCGCGACTATTGGCTCGGAGGGTGGGCTGCGCTCGGAACGTCGGCAAAATATGTGATGCGCATGGGCATCACCCGCACGCTCCCCAATACAATCAAAGAGAGATTGCGCTACTCGATTTGGCCTGACGGCATTATCGTCAATGCCGAAGCCGTCAAACAATCTCTCATCGCGCATCCGTGGATTAAGGGCGACCGCATTCGCGTCATCTACAACGGCGTCGACCAGCGTGAACGCTGGACCCAAAGTGCTACGCGCAATTCTCAGGAGTTGCTGGTGCTTGCGGCCGGTCGTGTTGAAAGCGAAAAAGGCTTTGATGTTCTCATTGATGCAATGGCACTCGCAGTCAAACAAGAGCCGCGCCTGATTTGCGAAATCTGGGGACACGGAGATCTCGTTGATTCGCTGAATGCGCAAATCGAACGTCTCAACCTTGAAGAACATGTCCGTCTGCGCGGCTTCACACACGACATCAACCGCGAACTCGCACGGGCTGATATCGCGGTTTCATCTTCCTATCGCGAAGGCATTTCAAATTTCATTTTGGAAAGCTGGTCAGCCGGAGTTCCACTCGTTGCAACTTCCATCGAAGGCTCAGCCGAAATCGTTCATGACCGCACACGCGGCCTGCTCGTTCCGCCGGGCGATGCCCACAGCATGAGCAACGCTATCCTCGAACTCGTTAAGAACAAATCACTCCGCGAAACCTGCATCGCCGGGGGAAAACAAGCCATCGCCACGACTCACAACTGGACTGCCATGGCGGAAAAGATGGAAGCGTTTTTCTTGGAAATAGCAAATAGGAAATAG
- a CDS encoding four helix bundle protein → MIDDLKNRTKAFAVRIVSLHNSLREKNSAQVIAIQVLKSGTSVGAHCAEASRAKSRADFLNKIVGASQELEETLYWMDLLVEAKLIKESRLELLRKEADELMAILTAIAKNTKARGMK, encoded by the coding sequence ATGATAGACGACCTGAAGAATAGAACAAAAGCTTTTGCCGTTCGTATTGTTTCGCTTCACAATAGTTTGCGGGAGAAAAACTCGGCACAAGTGATTGCAATTCAGGTTCTCAAATCTGGAACTTCCGTAGGGGCTCATTGTGCTGAAGCCTCTCGCGCAAAGTCAAGAGCTGACTTCTTGAATAAGATTGTTGGTGCGTCCCAGGAGCTTGAAGAAACATTGTATTGGATGGATTTACTCGTCGAAGCCAAGTTGATAAAAGAATCAAGATTAGAGTTGCTAAGAAAAGAGGCTGATGAACTAATGGCCATTCTAACTGCAATCGCCAAGAACACAAAGGCCAGAGGTATGAAGTGA